GGCGGAGGGTCTTCGGTGTCCCGTGATTCTACCAGGACGATGTGGAAACCCGCGGCTGTCCTGACAGGCTCTGAAACCTCACCGGCGGCGAGGTTCGTTACGGCGGTTTCCAGCTCGGGTATCAGCTCCCCCTTGTGGAAGGTGCCGAGCCGGCCTCCCGTATCCAGGGAGGACGCGTCCCCGGAATGCCGGCGGACCATGGCGTCGAAGGAGGCCCCGCCCTGAAGCTGACGGTAGATCTCAACGGCACCGTTTTTCACCGCTTCGGCTTCGGTGTCCGTGGCTTCCTTGTCCACCTTCAAGAGGATGTGCCTCAGTGTGACGGTCTCCACGGCGGGGAAGCTCTGCCGGTAGAGCTGGTCGATCTCCCCTTCCGAAACGTTCAATCTGTCCCTGAGGGCGGTTCCCAGGGCACGGTTGGTAAGGATCTGCTCCCGGAGGCCGTCCCTGAAGGTCTGGACTGTCTCGCCCCTGGCTCTCAGGGCCTG
This portion of the bacterium genome encodes:
- a CDS encoding peptidylprolyl isomerase, whose translation is MKGVIKVACAAFGLLFFSAVPSPAADTVVARVGSEPITRMEVITAQARNPDMARDQVLESLIEQRLILSWAGQNDLTVSEEEVDRVERSLRENNNLTAEQFEQALRARGETVQTFRDGLREQILTNRALGTALRDRLNVSEGEIDQLYRQSFPAVETVTLRHILLKVDKEATDTEAEAVKNGAVEIYRQLQGGASFDAMVRRHSGDASSLDTGGRLGTFHKGELIPELETAVTNLAAGEVSEPVRTAAGFHIVLVESRDTEDPPPMNTVRDQLLNRLRAEKETRARNDWLREIREKAYIEVFDKSE